In Leifsonia sp. ZF2019, a genomic segment contains:
- a CDS encoding IS481 family transposase, whose product MSKARVAVMKIVSKQLTVTAAAAEYGFSRRHLHRLLARYRDGGLDAVEPRSRAPHTSPQRTADEVRERILQLRAELIGNGLDAGPVTIAWHLEQENLQAPSTSTIRRTLHTAGLITPEPRKRPRSSYLRFQAAQPNETWQSDFTHWRLADGTDIEILNWLDDHSRYLLSCTAHRPVTGDDVVTSFLTATERHGIPASTLTDNGRVYTARFGGGRNAFEYLLPLLGVTQKNGSPSHPQTQGKIERFHQTLKRWLTARPAADTLTELQTQLDAFREHYNEHRPHRALNRQTPGQAFRATPKALPAQARTPGHYRIRYDLVGTGGKVSLRRAGRMHHLGIGYHHRGTRILALADDTTVTVIALNTGEILSTHTIDPTRSYWRNNEKTPGRWPRASSRET is encoded by the coding sequence ATGTCGAAGGCTCGGGTCGCCGTGATGAAGATCGTGTCCAAACAGCTCACCGTGACGGCGGCAGCTGCCGAGTACGGGTTCTCCCGCCGGCACCTGCATCGGCTGCTCGCACGCTACCGAGACGGCGGCCTGGACGCGGTCGAACCGCGCTCCCGAGCCCCGCACACCAGCCCGCAGCGAACCGCGGACGAAGTCCGGGAACGGATCCTGCAATTGCGAGCTGAGCTGATCGGGAACGGGTTGGATGCCGGCCCGGTCACCATCGCCTGGCACCTCGAACAGGAGAACCTGCAGGCTCCGTCGACCTCGACGATCCGCCGGACCCTCCACACCGCCGGGCTCATCACCCCGGAACCCCGGAAACGGCCCCGCTCCTCCTACCTCCGGTTTCAGGCCGCGCAACCGAACGAGACCTGGCAGTCCGACTTCACCCACTGGCGCCTGGCCGATGGCACCGATATCGAGATCCTGAACTGGCTGGACGACCACTCCCGCTACCTGCTCTCCTGCACCGCACACCGCCCGGTCACCGGCGACGACGTGGTCACCAGCTTCCTGACCGCGACCGAACGGCACGGCATCCCTGCCTCCACCCTGACCGATAACGGCAGGGTCTACACCGCCCGGTTCGGCGGCGGCCGCAACGCCTTCGAATACCTGCTCCCCCTGCTCGGCGTCACCCAGAAGAACGGCTCACCCAGCCACCCGCAAACTCAAGGCAAGATCGAACGCTTCCACCAAACCCTCAAACGCTGGCTCACCGCACGGCCCGCCGCCGACACCCTGACCGAGCTCCAGACTCAGCTCGACGCGTTCCGGGAGCACTACAACGAGCACCGCCCCCACCGCGCCCTGAACCGGCAGACACCCGGGCAAGCATTCCGCGCCACCCCGAAAGCGCTCCCCGCCCAGGCCCGCACCCCCGGCCACTACCGCATCCGCTACGACCTCGTCGGAACAGGCGGCAAAGTCAGCCTCCGCCGCGCCGGCCGAATGCACCACCTCGGCATCGGCTACCACCACCGCGGAACCCGCATCCTCGCCCTCGCCGACGACACCACCGTCACCGTCATCGCCCTGAACACCGGCGAAATCCTCTCCACCCACACCATCGACCCCACCCGCAGCTACTGGCGCAACAACGAGAAAACCCCCGGCCGATGGCCGAGGGCTTCTTCACGTGAGACCTAA
- a CDS encoding TetR/AcrR family transcriptional regulator, giving the protein MNESAISTRERRKAETARGLREAARRLTIERGLSGFTVEELCEEVGVSRRTLFNYYASKENAVIGIPVDLDESGAAERFLAEGPRGIVHLLDDLIALHLARWDYGGLTAADIHELLRAVDREPRLAAHMLKMAGEGEREDILLVERREGLPRGDLRAAAAVQLAGGLLRASAEEFFRPETSDDLPDIIRRRIAAVRELFA; this is encoded by the coding sequence GTGAACGAGAGTGCAATCTCTACGCGAGAGCGGCGCAAGGCCGAGACGGCCCGCGGACTCCGCGAGGCCGCGCGAAGGCTGACCATCGAACGCGGGCTCTCCGGCTTCACCGTCGAGGAGCTGTGCGAGGAGGTCGGCGTCTCCCGCCGCACCCTCTTCAACTACTACGCCTCCAAGGAGAACGCGGTCATCGGCATCCCGGTCGACCTCGACGAATCCGGCGCCGCCGAACGGTTCCTGGCCGAGGGGCCGCGTGGGATCGTGCACCTGCTGGACGACCTGATCGCGCTGCACCTCGCGCGCTGGGACTACGGCGGACTCACCGCCGCCGACATCCACGAACTGCTCCGCGCCGTCGACCGCGAGCCGCGGCTCGCCGCCCACATGCTGAAGATGGCGGGCGAAGGCGAGCGGGAGGACATCCTGCTCGTCGAACGCCGCGAAGGGCTGCCCCGCGGCGACCTGCGAGCCGCTGCGGCCGTGCAGCTCGCCGGCGGACTACTGCGCGCGAGCGCCGAGGAGTTCTTCCGCCCCGAGACCTCCGACGACCTCCCGGACATCATCCGGCGACGCATCGCCGCGGTCCGCGAGCTCTTCGCCTGA
- a CDS encoding site-specific integrase, whose protein sequence is MARGKGEGGLSRVPKEGPLKYWEASIELPPRDGKRRRKRIRAKDKQKLIKLMRAAQKDLEHAGDLETKVLTVEAWLDTWFRGIAAKKLRPRTARNYRYLIDTKILPVIGARKLDKLTTQDVRDVHDAMLNAGLSSTTALQAHRILAVALKYAVREGRVTRNVATLVDAPQKAAKRLRALTLDEGLKLLDFALRTDDDEQQIEPYASLWAAFILTGAREGELLGLQPDRILELVQGDRRVRALNFSWQLQRFTWEHGCVGSPTVDEEGKTVGACGRKRGTDCPRRHINIPANHEAENLVGGLWLARPKTRSGWRVIPLVEPLQSQILNHIERTRADENPHNLVWHTDKGAPIDPRECNRMWHDLLERAGVPQVRLHDARHTTVDLLLLAGVPVELIKDIVGHSSWLMTEDYKTKAITARHTAAVTSLPEMFAARRIEIQNRDGGIREVS, encoded by the coding sequence ATGGCACGCGGCAAGGGTGAAGGCGGACTCTCCCGCGTCCCCAAAGAGGGACCACTCAAGTACTGGGAAGCATCCATCGAGTTGCCGCCGCGGGATGGCAAGCGACGTCGAAAGCGGATCCGGGCTAAGGATAAGCAGAAGCTGATCAAGCTGATGCGAGCAGCCCAGAAGGACCTCGAGCACGCTGGCGACCTCGAGACAAAAGTGCTCACAGTCGAAGCGTGGCTGGACACATGGTTTCGCGGCATTGCGGCAAAGAAGCTTAGGCCCCGCACTGCGCGAAATTACCGGTACCTCATCGACACGAAGATACTTCCCGTCATTGGTGCCCGGAAGCTGGACAAGCTCACCACACAGGACGTGCGAGACGTGCACGATGCCATGCTGAACGCAGGTCTGTCCTCCACAACGGCCCTACAGGCGCACCGCATCCTCGCTGTCGCGCTCAAGTACGCCGTCCGGGAAGGACGAGTTACCCGCAACGTTGCCACCCTGGTTGACGCCCCACAGAAGGCAGCAAAGCGACTTCGAGCGCTCACCCTGGACGAAGGATTGAAACTCCTCGACTTCGCCCTCCGCACCGACGACGACGAACAACAGATCGAACCATACGCATCGCTCTGGGCAGCGTTCATTCTGACCGGAGCGCGTGAAGGCGAGCTGCTGGGACTGCAACCAGATCGGATTCTCGAACTTGTGCAGGGAGACCGTCGTGTGCGCGCGCTCAACTTCTCCTGGCAGCTCCAGCGCTTCACCTGGGAACACGGATGTGTCGGTAGCCCCACGGTTGACGAAGAGGGCAAGACTGTCGGTGCATGCGGCCGTAAGCGTGGCACAGACTGCCCCCGCCGGCACATCAACATCCCCGCAAACCATGAGGCCGAGAACCTCGTCGGCGGACTTTGGCTGGCGCGACCCAAGACCCGCTCTGGCTGGCGCGTCATCCCACTCGTAGAACCACTGCAGTCGCAGATACTCAACCACATCGAACGAACCCGAGCTGATGAAAACCCCCACAATCTGGTGTGGCACACCGATAAGGGGGCACCGATAGACCCACGCGAGTGCAACCGGATGTGGCATGACCTCTTGGAGCGCGCCGGCGTTCCACAGGTTCGTCTTCACGACGCCCGCCACACGACCGTGGATCTCCTACTGTTGGCTGGTGTCCCCGTGGAGTTGATCAAGGATATCGTCGGGCATTCGTCCTGGCTGATGACGGAGGACTACAAGACAAAGGCGATCACAGCACGCCACACCGCGGCTGTCACATCGCTGCCCGAGATGTTCGCCGCCCGCCGCATCGAGATCCAGAACCGCGACGGCGGCATACGCGAGGTGTCTTAG
- the cspE gene encoding transcription antiterminator/RNA stability regulator CspE, with protein MATGTVKWFNSEKGFGFIAPDDGSADVFAHYSEITGNGYRNLEENQKVEFEVTQGNKGPQASNIRAL; from the coding sequence ATGGCAACTGGCACCGTCAAGTGGTTCAACTCCGAGAAGGGCTTCGGCTTCATCGCTCCGGACGACGGTTCGGCCGACGTGTTCGCTCACTACAGCGAGATCACGGGTAACGGCTACCGCAACCTGGAAGAGAACCAGAAGGTCGAGTTCGAGGTGACGCAGGGCAACAAGGGCCCGCAGGCCTCCAACATCCGCGCTCTCTGA
- a CDS encoding CPBP family intramembrane glutamic endopeptidase yields MSSEQREHGAAAESAWRRFWNRGGWWKALLVAAVYWGLYQLAGVLVFLAFGGLIDKHDVFANAASVFFGIGAAIVVGGILLVIFAPSLGWLKQLFGRQPIGGSWWMWIGVGIVVVFDILRFASADYAAWDAGAVVAVLVTGLVIGFAEEVLTRGFAVNLLRRAGYGERSVMLLSSLLFAALHAGNALSGQNLLAVGFTVVYTFAFGLVMYAALRVTGNLIWPILLHASTDPSLFLLTGGVDATSSAMHPGPLAGVAGLANVVIMIFALVPLVFVRGRVDREAAYGLKPPAAPLA; encoded by the coding sequence GTGAGTTCGGAGCAGCGAGAGCACGGAGCCGCGGCGGAATCGGCCTGGCGGCGGTTCTGGAACCGCGGCGGATGGTGGAAGGCCCTGCTGGTGGCTGCGGTCTACTGGGGTCTCTACCAGCTCGCCGGAGTGCTCGTCTTCCTCGCGTTCGGCGGCCTGATCGATAAGCACGACGTGTTCGCGAACGCGGCGAGCGTCTTCTTCGGGATCGGCGCCGCCATCGTCGTCGGCGGCATCCTGCTCGTGATCTTCGCCCCGTCGCTGGGGTGGCTGAAGCAGCTCTTCGGGCGCCAGCCGATCGGCGGATCGTGGTGGATGTGGATCGGTGTCGGGATCGTCGTCGTGTTCGACATCCTGCGGTTCGCGAGCGCCGACTACGCCGCCTGGGATGCCGGCGCGGTGGTCGCCGTGCTGGTGACGGGGCTCGTGATCGGCTTCGCGGAAGAGGTGCTGACGCGCGGATTCGCGGTGAACCTGCTGCGTCGCGCCGGCTACGGCGAGCGCAGCGTGATGCTGCTGTCGTCGCTCCTCTTCGCCGCCCTGCACGCGGGCAATGCGCTGTCCGGCCAGAACCTGCTCGCGGTCGGGTTCACCGTCGTCTACACGTTCGCCTTCGGACTGGTGATGTACGCGGCCCTGCGGGTGACGGGCAACCTGATCTGGCCCATCCTGCTGCACGCCTCTACCGACCCGAGCCTCTTCCTGCTGACGGGCGGGGTGGACGCCACGAGCAGCGCGATGCACCCGGGACCGCTCGCCGGCGTCGCGGGGCTGGCGAACGTCGTGATCATGATCTTCGCTCTGGTGCCGTTGGTCTTCGTGCGCGGCCGCGTCGACCGCGAGGCGGCCTACGGCCTGAAGCCGCCCGCCGCTCCACTCGCCTGA
- a CDS encoding MDR family MFS transporter encodes MTATAPAPLLLTKRRIWIIFSALIAGMLLSSLDQTIVSTAMPTIVGDLGGVEHQVWITTAYILATTIVMPVYGKLGDVLGRRWLFIIAIAIFTAASIGCAFAGDFWTFVVFRAIQGLGGGGLMILSQAIIADIVPANERGKYLGPLGAIFGLSAVAGPLLGGFFVDHLTWQWAFYINIPVGIAALVIAIVALTLPSKRATRPIDILGILFLSIATTCLIFFTDFGGDKDYGWSSFATWAWGIGMLAAAIAFVIAEARASDPIIPLALFRNPIFVNATAIGLALGIGMFAAIGFVPTFLQMSSGTSAAASGLLMIPMMVGLIGTSIASGMAITKTGKYKLYPILGAIITGITMVCMTTLAASTPIWLICVYLFVFGAGLGLIMQVVVLVVQNAVPAAQIGTATSTNNYFREVGAALGTAVFGTLFTTRLTDNLTDVFTKAGASASDAAGATATLSPEALNALPEAVHTGVVNAYADALAPVFWYLIPFIAIALILALFLKQIPLSDQAGLVARGEAISGEEAERLEAEQRAGGAPATVGAEDAGPGDPRA; translated from the coding sequence ATGACCGCCACCGCGCCTGCGCCGCTGCTGCTGACCAAGCGGCGCATCTGGATCATCTTCAGCGCCCTGATCGCCGGGATGCTGCTGAGCAGCCTCGACCAGACGATCGTCTCCACCGCCATGCCGACGATCGTCGGCGACCTCGGCGGCGTCGAGCACCAGGTGTGGATCACCACCGCCTACATCCTCGCCACCACCATCGTGATGCCCGTCTACGGCAAGCTCGGCGACGTGCTGGGCCGTCGGTGGCTCTTCATCATCGCCATCGCGATCTTCACCGCGGCGTCCATCGGCTGCGCGTTCGCGGGCGACTTCTGGACGTTCGTCGTGTTCCGCGCCATCCAGGGCCTCGGCGGCGGCGGGCTCATGATCCTCTCGCAGGCGATCATCGCCGACATCGTCCCCGCCAACGAGCGCGGCAAGTACCTCGGCCCGCTCGGCGCCATCTTCGGCCTCTCGGCCGTCGCCGGCCCGCTCCTCGGCGGCTTCTTCGTCGACCACCTGACCTGGCAGTGGGCGTTCTACATCAACATCCCGGTCGGCATCGCCGCCCTCGTCATCGCGATCGTCGCGCTCACCCTGCCGAGCAAGCGCGCCACCCGCCCGATCGACATCCTGGGCATCCTCTTCCTCTCGATCGCGACGACCTGCCTGATCTTCTTCACCGACTTCGGGGGCGACAAGGACTACGGCTGGAGCTCCTTCGCGACCTGGGCGTGGGGCATCGGGATGCTCGCCGCGGCGATCGCCTTCGTGATCGCCGAGGCGCGGGCCTCGGACCCGATCATCCCCCTGGCGCTGTTCAGGAACCCGATCTTCGTCAACGCCACCGCGATCGGCCTGGCGCTCGGCATCGGGATGTTCGCCGCGATCGGCTTCGTGCCCACCTTCCTTCAGATGTCGTCCGGCACCTCGGCCGCGGCCTCCGGCCTGCTCATGATCCCCATGATGGTCGGCCTGATCGGCACGTCGATCGCGTCGGGCATGGCGATCACCAAGACGGGCAAATACAAGCTCTATCCGATCCTCGGCGCGATCATCACCGGCATCACCATGGTCTGCATGACCACGCTGGCCGCGTCGACCCCGATATGGCTGATCTGCGTGTACCTGTTCGTGTTCGGCGCCGGCCTCGGCCTGATCATGCAGGTGGTCGTGCTCGTCGTGCAGAACGCGGTCCCGGCCGCGCAGATCGGCACCGCGACCTCCACGAACAACTACTTCCGCGAGGTCGGAGCCGCGCTCGGCACGGCCGTCTTCGGCACGCTGTTCACGACGCGCCTGACCGACAACCTCACCGACGTCTTCACCAAGGCGGGCGCCTCCGCGTCCGACGCGGCCGGGGCGACGGCGACGCTCAGCCCGGAGGCGCTCAACGCGCTCCCGGAGGCCGTGCACACCGGCGTCGTGAACGCCTACGCCGACGCGCTCGCCCCGGTGTTCTGGTACCTCATCCCGTTCATCGCGATCGCGCTCATCCTGGCCCTGTTCCTCAAGCAGATCCCGCTCTCGGATCAGGCCGGGCTCGTCGCCCGTGGCGAGGCCATCAGCGGCGAGGAGGCGGAGCGTCTGGAAGCCGAGCAACGCGCGGGAGGCGCGCCTGCGACCGTGGGCGCGGAGGACGCCGGACCGGGCGATCCCCGGGCCTGA
- a CDS encoding DUF6551 family protein: MVTPADVAKVTRTDRLKTIKLGDLRVSPTAQRELNSSRVKYILNNLNLDKLGTLTVSARDGLYYVIDGQHRLAALREFLGDGWEDVCIEAWCWHGLTEAQEAKKFLEFNDVLTVDSFAKFKAGVTAKDPIPSDIDRIVMSLGLKVTRNVVPGSIRAVGALTSTYAKFGPQGLAKTLWIIREAFGDRGFESSIIEGVALFWSRYEGRVDPERVIKKLNVTMGGTKGVLNRAGLKREQTGQPVAQCVAAAITDIYNAGLRGTASLGSWWKDGKAVAS; encoded by the coding sequence ATGGTTACGCCCGCCGACGTCGCAAAGGTCACGAGAACCGACCGACTCAAGACGATCAAGCTCGGAGACCTCCGCGTCTCCCCCACCGCCCAGCGTGAGCTCAACAGCTCCCGCGTGAAGTACATCCTCAACAACCTCAACCTCGACAAGCTCGGCACGCTCACAGTCTCGGCCCGCGACGGGTTGTACTACGTCATCGACGGGCAGCACCGCCTCGCAGCTCTCCGCGAATTCCTCGGGGACGGGTGGGAAGACGTCTGCATCGAAGCGTGGTGCTGGCATGGCCTCACCGAAGCGCAGGAAGCGAAGAAGTTCCTCGAGTTCAACGACGTCCTCACCGTTGACTCATTCGCAAAGTTCAAGGCCGGCGTCACTGCCAAGGACCCGATCCCGTCAGACATCGACCGTATCGTCATGTCACTCGGCCTCAAGGTGACACGCAACGTGGTCCCGGGTTCGATCCGTGCAGTCGGCGCCCTCACAAGCACCTACGCCAAGTTCGGCCCTCAGGGGCTCGCGAAGACCCTCTGGATCATCCGGGAAGCATTCGGAGATCGCGGGTTCGAATCCAGCATCATCGAGGGCGTCGCCCTGTTCTGGTCCCGCTATGAGGGTCGCGTCGACCCGGAGCGCGTCATCAAGAAGCTCAACGTCACCATGGGCGGAACTAAGGGTGTGCTCAACCGTGCGGGGCTCAAGCGCGAGCAAACGGGTCAGCCTGTCGCCCAGTGCGTCGCTGCGGCCATCACCGACATCTACAACGCCGGCCTCCGCGGCACGGCTTCCCTCGGTTCGTGGTGGAAAGACGGGAAGGCGGTGGCGTCGTGA
- a CDS encoding dihydrofolate reductase family protein has product MSDTTCHMSISLDGFVAGPNQSLQNGLGERGQELHRWHMGDPRANDADATAAGWLMRPRGAYVMGRNMFGPIRGEWDDAWEGWWGAEPPYHAPVFVLTHYAHDPIEMEGGTTFHFVTDGFDAAYARAVEAAAGAGVDIAGGASTVRQALNAGVIDELTLDIAPVLLGSGERIFDDVTAFDFEPVEVLHSPLSTHIRYRRVSAG; this is encoded by the coding sequence ATGTCCGACACCACTTGTCACATGTCGATCTCGCTCGACGGCTTCGTCGCCGGGCCCAACCAGAGCCTCCAGAACGGGCTGGGGGAGCGCGGCCAGGAGCTGCACCGTTGGCACATGGGCGACCCGCGCGCGAACGACGCCGACGCGACGGCCGCCGGGTGGCTGATGCGGCCGCGCGGCGCCTACGTGATGGGCCGCAACATGTTCGGCCCCATCCGCGGCGAGTGGGATGACGCCTGGGAGGGCTGGTGGGGTGCGGAACCGCCGTACCACGCGCCGGTCTTCGTGCTCACCCACTACGCGCACGACCCGATCGAGATGGAGGGCGGAACCACCTTCCACTTCGTCACCGACGGCTTCGACGCCGCCTACGCGCGCGCCGTCGAGGCGGCCGCCGGCGCCGGCGTCGACATCGCCGGCGGTGCGTCGACGGTCCGCCAGGCGCTCAACGCCGGGGTGATCGACGAGCTCACCCTCGACATCGCGCCCGTCCTGCTCGGCAGCGGCGAGCGGATCTTCGACGACGTCACCGCCTTCGACTTCGAGCCCGTCGAGGTGCTCCACTCTCCGCTGTCGACGCACATCCGCTACCGTCGCGTCAGCGCGGGCTGA
- a CDS encoding helix-turn-helix domain-containing protein yields MPDDRSTSKPIDRALADVLVAAYKGRRLNQAALVEKTGIKPATMQRLMAGKAQFDVDQLFAIADAIGTRTAADYLREAEANVDEASMSQAPSNVTDITSKGDKEFVWQGEENAYEEWDAVAKSQDSTIEIDPDVHTP; encoded by the coding sequence GTGCCTGACGACCGCTCTACCTCGAAGCCCATCGATCGCGCCCTAGCCGACGTCCTCGTCGCCGCCTACAAAGGCCGGCGCCTCAACCAAGCCGCACTGGTCGAAAAGACCGGGATCAAACCGGCCACGATGCAGAGGCTCATGGCGGGGAAGGCGCAGTTCGACGTCGACCAACTGTTCGCGATCGCTGACGCCATCGGCACGCGCACGGCGGCCGACTACCTACGCGAGGCCGAAGCGAATGTCGACGAGGCATCCATGTCGCAGGCACCCTCTAATGTCACGGACATCACCAGCAAGGGCGACAAGGAGTTCGTATGGCAGGGGGAAGAGAACGCTTACGAGGAGTGGGACGCAGTAGCGAAATCGCAAGACTCGACAATCGAGATCGACCCCGACGTCCACACTCCGTAA
- a CDS encoding glutamate decarboxylase — protein MTSERFVHEGTTTPAYTGRLSRQAPPDRLPDEATDPDSVYRLIHDELLLDGSSRLNLATFVTTWMEPQAEVLMAESFDKNMIDKDEYPSTAAIERRCVSIVADLFHAEPGQPTGTSTIGSSEAVMLAGLALKWRWRARRGLSGGGAPNLVLGSNVQVVWEKFCRYFEVEPRYLPVEHGRYVITPEQVRDAVDEDTIGVVGILGTTFTGELEPIAEICQVLDALADSGGPDVPVHVDAASGGFVVPFLDPDLEWDFRLPRVVSINVSGHKYGLTYPGIGFVVWRSPDHLPSELVFEVNYLGGEMPTFTLNFSRPGNQVIGQYYNFVRLGRAGYTEIMTALRDTAVTISAGLAAVPDLRVLTDGTAIPVIAFDVAPGSGFTVFQVSHELRARGWQVPAYTMPANAEDVAVLRIVVRDGFSAELADALVADVRAVCAELRTGDPTRIPKTAFAH, from the coding sequence ATGACGTCCGAACGCTTCGTCCACGAAGGGACCACGACCCCCGCCTACACCGGGAGGCTCTCCCGGCAGGCTCCCCCCGACCGGTTGCCCGACGAGGCGACGGACCCAGACAGCGTGTACCGGCTCATCCACGACGAGCTGCTGCTCGACGGCAGCTCCCGGCTCAACCTCGCCACCTTCGTGACGACGTGGATGGAGCCGCAGGCCGAGGTGCTGATGGCCGAGTCGTTCGACAAGAACATGATCGACAAGGACGAGTATCCGTCGACCGCCGCGATCGAGCGCCGCTGCGTGTCGATCGTCGCCGACCTGTTCCACGCCGAGCCCGGACAGCCGACCGGCACCTCCACCATCGGGTCGAGCGAGGCCGTGATGCTCGCCGGGCTCGCACTCAAATGGCGCTGGCGGGCCCGGCGCGGGCTGAGCGGCGGCGGCGCACCCAACCTCGTGCTGGGATCGAACGTGCAGGTGGTGTGGGAGAAGTTCTGCCGCTACTTCGAGGTGGAGCCGCGGTATCTGCCCGTCGAACACGGCCGGTACGTCATCACTCCCGAGCAGGTGCGGGACGCGGTCGACGAGGACACGATCGGCGTCGTCGGCATCCTGGGCACAACCTTCACCGGCGAGCTGGAGCCGATCGCCGAGATCTGTCAGGTGCTCGACGCCCTCGCGGACAGCGGCGGACCGGATGTGCCGGTGCACGTGGACGCGGCGAGCGGAGGGTTCGTCGTCCCCTTCCTCGACCCCGACCTCGAGTGGGACTTCCGACTGCCGCGCGTCGTCTCCATCAACGTCAGCGGCCACAAGTACGGCCTCACCTACCCGGGCATCGGCTTCGTCGTCTGGCGGTCGCCCGACCATCTGCCGTCCGAGCTCGTGTTCGAGGTGAACTACCTCGGTGGCGAGATGCCGACCTTCACGCTCAACTTCTCCCGCCCCGGCAACCAGGTCATCGGGCAGTACTACAACTTCGTCCGACTCGGGCGGGCCGGGTACACGGAGATCATGACGGCGCTGCGGGACACCGCCGTCACCATCTCCGCCGGCCTCGCCGCCGTGCCCGACCTGCGGGTGCTGACCGACGGCACGGCGATCCCCGTCATCGCTTTCGACGTCGCTCCGGGATCGGGCTTCACGGTGTTCCAGGTCTCGCACGAGCTGCGAGCCCGCGGCTGGCAGGTGCCCGCGTACACGATGCCGGCGAACGCGGAGGATGTCGCCGTGCTCCGGATCGTCGTGCGCGACGGCTTCAGCGCCGAGCTCGCCGACGCCCTGGTGGCCGATGTGCGCGCGGTGTGCGCCGAGCTGCGGACGGGCGACCCGACCCGCATCCCGAAGACCGCTTTCGCGCACTGA
- a CDS encoding ImmA/IrrE family metallo-endopeptidase, translated as MAGGRERLRGVGRSSEIARLDNRDRPRRPHSVTYDPEQHAADLGLRIEPRALRTDIALLVPDARLILVRPRLSQTVRRCVIAHEVQHYLAGDRRIPTIHGTLKQESRANRAAARRLIDPNALFQLQQETEDPGVWAFELQVTGDILMAYLTA; from the coding sequence ATGGCAGGGGGAAGAGAACGCTTACGAGGAGTGGGACGCAGTAGCGAAATCGCAAGACTCGACAATCGAGATCGACCCCGACGTCCACACTCCGTAACCTACGATCCGGAGCAACACGCTGCTGACCTCGGGCTCCGCATCGAACCACGAGCGCTGCGCACAGACATCGCTCTACTTGTCCCTGACGCCCGGCTCATACTCGTGCGACCGCGGCTTTCCCAGACGGTGCGCCGATGCGTGATCGCGCATGAAGTTCAGCATTACCTTGCTGGCGATCGACGTATCCCCACGATTCACGGCACTCTCAAACAGGAGAGCCGGGCGAACCGTGCGGCGGCGCGGCGCCTCATTGACCCAAACGCGCTGTTCCAGTTGCAGCAGGAAACAGAAGACCCCGGCGTTTGGGCTTTCGAGCTCCAAGTCACCGGGGACATTCTGATGGCCTACCTGACGGCCTAA
- a CDS encoding helix-turn-helix domain-containing protein, whose protein sequence is MTTTTDPAPPPVVTKDGNYTVQESAAWLRFEQQKVYAEIRNGRLAAKRATSRGKYIITGAALLDYRDNLPDA, encoded by the coding sequence ATGACCACCACCACAGACCCGGCGCCTCCGCCGGTCGTCACGAAGGACGGGAACTACACCGTCCAGGAGTCGGCGGCCTGGCTGAGATTCGAGCAGCAGAAGGTCTACGCCGAGATCCGCAACGGGCGCCTCGCCGCCAAGAGAGCAACCTCCCGCGGGAAGTACATCATCACCGGCGCCGCACTCCTCGACTACCGCGACAACCTGCCCGACGCCTAA